The following coding sequences are from one Microbacterium sp. SORGH_AS_0969 window:
- a CDS encoding nuclear transport factor 2 family protein — MTFDDALRDLERALDAMGHGDPRPFASLWTRTDDATLMGGFGTHATTAADVAATLEVVARRFRGGTLVPEYDRVLVGDDWAMTAGRESGVLSVDGAEPRAFVVRVTHVWRREDGAWRIVHRHGDHTTTPV; from the coding sequence ATGACCTTCGACGACGCCCTCCGCGACCTCGAGCGCGCCCTGGATGCCATGGGCCACGGCGATCCGCGCCCGTTCGCGTCGCTGTGGACACGGACCGACGACGCCACCCTCATGGGCGGGTTCGGGACGCACGCGACGACCGCCGCCGACGTCGCGGCCACCCTCGAGGTCGTGGCGCGCCGCTTCCGCGGCGGAACCCTCGTGCCCGAGTACGACCGCGTGCTCGTCGGCGACGACTGGGCGATGACCGCGGGGCGCGAGAGCGGTGTGCTGTCGGTCGACGGCGCCGAGCCGCGGGCGTTCGTCGTCCGCGTCACGCACGTCTGGCGCCGCGAAGACGGCGCCTGGCGCATCGTTCACCGGCACGGCGACCACACCACGACGCCGGTCTGA
- a CDS encoding FUSC family protein translates to MAESRGRVWTGVIRVGPRQGDHRVALRAVISVGAPLLVLLLIGRLDLSVYASFGAFAALYGRADRPRTRVGMQATAGAVLVGSMLVGTLLSFLATPALASVAVVAVLAAAVTLFAYRKRWHPPGALFAVFAAGATASFPATAATFGLVLLVGGASVVWSLVVTTAFALGRRASWRRPERTRPPIGPVAWEMTATVGVAALLAGIAGALLIGTHWYWAMVGAVAAVGGAHVTARLIRGVQRLVGTLLGVLIAAGLLALDLPPWLVIVVAVALQAGAELFVGRNYGIAMIFITPLALLMVSLASPVTPDLLLRDRVLETVIGVAVGTVVAIVSAGLRRRSPAN, encoded by the coding sequence CGGGCCGTGATCAGCGTCGGTGCTCCCCTTCTCGTCCTTCTTCTGATCGGCCGCCTCGATCTCAGCGTGTACGCGAGCTTCGGCGCGTTCGCCGCGCTGTACGGCCGCGCCGACCGCCCGCGCACGCGCGTCGGGATGCAGGCGACCGCCGGCGCCGTCCTCGTCGGATCGATGCTCGTCGGGACGCTCCTGTCGTTCCTCGCGACGCCCGCGCTCGCGAGCGTCGCGGTCGTCGCCGTGCTGGCGGCCGCGGTGACCCTGTTCGCGTACCGCAAGCGCTGGCACCCGCCGGGGGCCCTGTTCGCGGTGTTCGCTGCGGGGGCGACGGCGAGCTTTCCCGCGACGGCGGCGACCTTCGGCCTCGTGCTGCTCGTCGGCGGCGCGAGCGTCGTCTGGAGCCTCGTCGTCACGACGGCATTCGCGCTCGGCCGCCGCGCGTCGTGGCGACGCCCCGAGCGCACGCGCCCGCCGATCGGTCCCGTCGCGTGGGAGATGACGGCGACGGTCGGCGTCGCGGCTCTGCTCGCCGGCATCGCGGGCGCGCTGTTGATCGGCACGCACTGGTACTGGGCCATGGTCGGCGCGGTCGCCGCGGTCGGCGGTGCGCACGTGACGGCCCGTCTCATCCGAGGTGTGCAGCGCTTGGTCGGAACGCTCCTCGGCGTGCTGATCGCGGCCGGACTCCTCGCCCTCGACCTGCCGCCGTGGCTCGTGATCGTCGTCGCCGTCGCCCTGCAGGCCGGCGCCGAGCTGTTCGTGGGCCGCAACTACGGCATCGCGATGATCTTCATCACTCCGCTCGCGCTCCTCATGGTCTCGCTCGCCTCACCGGTCACGCCCGACCTGCTGCTGCGCGATCGCGTGCTCGAGACGGTCATCGGCGTCGCCGTCGGAACCGTGGTGGCGATCGTGTCGGCGGGGCTCAGGCGCCGTTCCCCGGCAAACTGA